In Akkermansia muciniphila, one DNA window encodes the following:
- a CDS encoding MFS transporter encodes MNVPLPKTTQGVYRLSVSAFYFLQGLVFASWASRIPDIKSALGMNDADLGSVLFAVPVGQMSAMVLSGYLVGRCGSRKILMAASVFYPAVLVCLGMAGSFWELAAGLFFFGVAANLTNISVNTQGVGVERLYQCSIMARFHGLWSLAGFFGALLGAAMVDWHISAETHFIAIFLICMIILAVFSPSLLPRDARRSSSQGGGMFRSMDAYVLLIGLIAFGSMVSEGTMFDWSGVYFESVVNPGPGLVQMGYVAFMSTMALGRFTADRLVMRFGPVRVLRASGILISSGLLVSVLFPMLWSATLGFLLVGFGTSSIVPLCYSMAGKSRKMIPSMALASVSTIGFLGFLLGPPVIGHIAHASSLRWSFSLIALVGLGTAFIAPYLKKYR; translated from the coding sequence ATGAATGTGCCTCTTCCCAAAACCACGCAAGGTGTTTACCGCCTGTCGGTCAGCGCCTTTTATTTTCTTCAGGGTTTGGTATTCGCCAGTTGGGCCTCCCGCATCCCGGATATTAAAAGCGCATTGGGGATGAACGATGCCGACCTGGGCTCCGTGCTCTTTGCCGTTCCGGTGGGGCAGATGTCCGCCATGGTGCTGTCCGGTTACCTGGTTGGCCGCTGCGGCAGCCGGAAAATACTGATGGCGGCATCCGTCTTTTATCCTGCCGTGCTTGTATGCCTGGGGATGGCGGGGTCTTTCTGGGAACTGGCGGCCGGGTTGTTTTTCTTTGGGGTAGCCGCCAATCTGACGAATATATCCGTCAATACGCAGGGAGTGGGAGTGGAACGGCTGTACCAGTGCAGCATCATGGCCCGGTTTCACGGGTTATGGAGCCTGGCGGGTTTTTTCGGCGCTTTGCTGGGAGCTGCCATGGTGGACTGGCATATCTCTGCGGAGACGCACTTCATCGCCATTTTTCTGATATGCATGATTATTCTGGCCGTTTTTTCCCCCTCTCTTCTGCCGAGGGATGCCCGGCGTTCCTCCTCCCAGGGCGGCGGCATGTTCCGGAGCATGGATGCCTATGTACTGCTCATCGGGCTGATCGCCTTCGGAAGCATGGTGAGCGAAGGAACCATGTTTGACTGGAGCGGCGTGTACTTTGAAAGCGTGGTAAACCCCGGCCCGGGGCTGGTGCAGATGGGCTACGTGGCATTCATGAGCACCATGGCCCTGGGGCGTTTTACGGCAGACCGCCTGGTGATGCGCTTCGGGCCTGTGCGGGTTCTGCGCGCCAGCGGCATCCTCATTTCCTCCGGGTTGCTGGTCTCCGTCCTGTTCCCGATGTTGTGGTCAGCCACGCTGGGCTTCCTGCTGGTGGGGTTTGGCACCTCTTCCATTGTCCCGCTCTGCTACAGCATGGCCGGGAAATCCCGGAAAATGATTCCCAGCATGGCGCTGGCTTCCGTCTCTACCATCGGCTTTCTGGGATTCCTGCTGGGGCCTCCGGTCATTGGGCATATCGCCCATGCTTCTTCCCTCCGGTGGTCCTTCTCCCTGATTGCCCTGGTTGGACTGGGGACGGCTTTCATTGCCCCTTATCTCAAGAAATATAGGTAA
- a CDS encoding excinuclease ABC subunit UvrB: protein MSSFELNSSFKPSGDQEQAIGKLLKSLEAGNKHQGLLGVTGSGKTFTMANLIARMNRPTLVISHNKTLAAQLHSELKSFFPNNAVDYYVSYFDYYQPEAYIASSDTYIEKDSAINDELDRLSLNAMNSLMTRRDVIVVASVSCIYGLSTPEDYRNLTLRMREGDVMDRDVFLKHLVERLFERQDFDFTRGTFRVRGEVVEVFPAYSEGEAIRVEFFGDEVERVSLIDSATGRVRERLGSYTFFPAKQYVAAPEKRAAALKAIREELEDRIGWFEKHGRLLEAQRLKLRTDYDLELIEELGFCKGIENYSRHLSGRLPGSAPSTLLDFFPKDSLTLIDESHVAVPQLGGMYEGDRSRKNILVEHGFRLPSALDNRPLKFHEFMERQNQIVYASATPGPFELVNCRADNKTYIPVRRAARSGEKAPEGFKGILFTSPKDIRVTPSPSTEPVEKFDPTRRSTPLIVEQIIRPTGLLEPKITIRPLKGQIDETIAMCNERVAKNERVLVTTLTKKTAEDLTEYLRGVGLKVSYIHADVDAIERVEILRALRARKIDVLVGINLLREGLDLPEVSLVCILDADKEGFLRNETSLVQTAGRAARHLNGECVLFADVMTDSIKRLVELTDYRRGIQERYNREHGIVPQTVSRSEQGQLKLYAEDDDESFRVAEDEAGYGLEERIARLEAEMKEAASHLEFERAALIRDEIRRMRGDGKKA, encoded by the coding sequence ATGTCGTCTTTTGAGTTGAATTCCTCCTTCAAGCCTTCCGGGGATCAGGAGCAGGCCATCGGCAAGCTGCTCAAATCTCTGGAGGCGGGAAACAAGCACCAGGGGCTCCTGGGAGTGACCGGAAGCGGCAAAACATTCACCATGGCGAATTTGATTGCCCGGATGAACAGGCCCACGCTGGTGATTTCCCATAACAAGACGCTTGCCGCGCAGCTTCATTCGGAGCTGAAGAGCTTCTTTCCGAATAACGCGGTGGACTACTACGTTTCCTATTTCGATTATTACCAGCCGGAGGCGTATATCGCCAGCTCCGACACCTATATTGAGAAGGATTCCGCCATTAATGACGAGTTGGACCGCCTGAGCCTGAATGCCATGAATTCCCTGATGACGCGGCGGGACGTGATTGTGGTGGCGTCCGTTTCCTGCATTTACGGCCTGTCCACTCCGGAGGATTACAGGAACCTGACGCTGCGCATGCGCGAGGGGGACGTCATGGACCGGGACGTATTTCTGAAGCATCTGGTGGAACGCCTGTTCGAGCGGCAGGATTTTGATTTTACCCGCGGCACGTTCCGCGTGCGCGGGGAGGTGGTGGAGGTGTTTCCCGCCTATTCGGAAGGTGAGGCAATCCGCGTGGAGTTTTTCGGCGACGAAGTGGAGCGGGTTTCTTTGATCGACTCCGCCACCGGGCGCGTGAGGGAGCGGCTGGGGAGCTACACGTTTTTTCCGGCCAAACAGTATGTGGCCGCTCCGGAGAAGCGGGCGGCGGCGTTGAAGGCTATCCGGGAGGAGCTGGAGGACCGCATAGGCTGGTTTGAGAAGCATGGGCGCCTTCTGGAAGCGCAGCGGCTGAAATTGCGCACGGATTATGATTTGGAGCTGATAGAAGAGCTGGGTTTCTGCAAGGGGATTGAGAATTATTCCCGCCATTTGTCCGGCCGCCTGCCCGGAAGCGCGCCGTCCACCCTGCTGGATTTCTTTCCCAAGGATTCATTGACCCTGATTGATGAAAGTCATGTGGCGGTGCCGCAGCTGGGCGGCATGTACGAGGGGGACCGGAGCCGAAAAAATATTCTGGTGGAGCATGGTTTCCGTCTGCCCAGCGCCCTGGATAACAGGCCCTTGAAATTCCATGAGTTTATGGAAAGGCAGAACCAGATAGTGTATGCTTCCGCTACTCCGGGGCCGTTTGAACTGGTGAATTGCCGTGCGGATAATAAGACGTATATTCCCGTGCGCCGTGCCGCCAGATCCGGAGAGAAGGCTCCGGAAGGGTTCAAAGGAATCCTGTTTACCTCCCCCAAAGACATTCGCGTCACTCCCAGCCCATCCACGGAACCGGTGGAAAAATTTGACCCTACCAGGCGTTCCACTCCTCTGATTGTAGAGCAGATTATCCGGCCTACCGGGCTGCTGGAGCCGAAGATTACCATCCGCCCGTTGAAAGGGCAGATTGACGAGACGATTGCCATGTGCAATGAACGCGTCGCCAAAAATGAACGCGTGCTGGTTACGACGCTGACCAAGAAGACGGCGGAAGATTTGACGGAGTACCTGAGAGGGGTAGGGTTGAAGGTGTCCTATATTCACGCGGATGTGGATGCGATTGAGCGCGTGGAAATTTTGCGTGCTTTGAGAGCCAGGAAGATAGATGTTCTGGTAGGTATTAACCTGCTCAGGGAAGGGCTGGATTTGCCGGAAGTTTCCCTGGTGTGCATTCTGGATGCGGACAAGGAGGGGTTTTTGCGCAATGAGACGTCCCTGGTGCAGACGGCGGGCCGCGCCGCGCGGCATTTGAATGGAGAGTGCGTCCTGTTTGCGGATGTGATGACGGATTCCATCAAACGGCTGGTTGAGCTGACGGATTACCGCCGGGGCATTCAGGAGAGATACAACCGGGAACACGGCATTGTTCCCCAGACGGTGAGCCGTTCCGAACAGGGGCAGTTGAAGTTGTATGCCGAGGATGATGATGAGTCCTTCCGCGTAGCGGAGGATGAAGCCGGGTATGGGCTGGAAGAACGCATCGCCAGGCTGGAGGCGGAAATGAAGGAGGCTGCTTCCCATTTGGAATTTGAACGCGCCGCCTTGATTCGGGATGAAATCAGAAGAATGCGCGGAGACGGCAAAAAAGCATGA
- the rpmI gene encoding 50S ribosomal protein L35: MTRKGGINKTRKAVAKRFKVTGTGKVLRRKQGKRHILQKKSSKRKRQLGKVALVDETQVWAVKQNLPFA; the protein is encoded by the coding sequence ATGACCCGCAAAGGTGGTATCAATAAAACCCGCAAGGCAGTCGCCAAGCGTTTCAAGGTTACCGGCACGGGCAAGGTACTGCGCCGTAAACAAGGCAAGCGCCACATCCTCCAGAAGAAGTCCAGCAAGCGCAAGCGCCAGCTTGGCAAGGTGGCTCTGGTGGACGAGACGCAAGTCTGGGCAGTCAAGCAGAACCTGCCTTTCGCCTAA
- the rplT gene encoding 50S ribosomal protein L20: MPRATNGPASRKRRKRILLRAKGFRGFRSKLFRYAKDAVYKAWQYEYRDRKRRKGQFRRLWIARISAAVRDRGLTYSRFMEGLKAANIDLDRKVLADLAVSDEKAFDAIFAQAKKAIEAKDGAALRA; encoded by the coding sequence ATGCCACGTGCCACTAATGGACCGGCCTCTCGCAAGCGCCGTAAGCGCATTCTCTTGCGCGCCAAGGGTTTCCGCGGTTTTCGCAGCAAACTCTTCCGCTACGCCAAGGATGCTGTTTACAAGGCTTGGCAGTATGAATACCGTGACCGCAAGCGTCGGAAGGGACAATTCCGCCGTCTTTGGATTGCCCGTATTTCCGCTGCCGTCCGCGACCGCGGTCTGACCTATTCCCGCTTTATGGAAGGCCTGAAAGCCGCCAATATCGATTTGGACCGCAAGGTTCTGGCCGATTTGGCCGTCTCTGACGAAAAGGCTTTTGACGCCATCTTTGCTCAAGCGAAGAAAGCCATTGAAGCCAAGGATGGCGCCGCTCTCCGCGCCTGA
- the rseP gene encoding RIP metalloprotease RseP, translating into MDSILSVLTTIAIIFGVVMLFNFMIFIHELGHFFAARWRGLYVDRFQIWFGRPIWKKTVNGVQWGLGWIPAGGFVSLPQMAPMEAIEGHAELPRDLKPVTPLDKIIVAAAGPAASFLLAVLFAVAVWMVGKPDVEMGVTTVGFVAPDSPAAQAGILPGDKIVKVDGHPVDKWAGNMEGVRELIMLGEHDRVVFTVQRPGHEGEMEISCGFRIPETSWWQRSGMRQVGLMQAMPCVIGEVLPNSPAALAGLNPGDKITAANGERLWNPAALDALLKKNEPLLLDVTDRDGGARQVNIQGKLPENWHNSADGSLLRGAQPILGVSWDLSSVGRDVTVHPSPWAQIRQSLKWMGDTLAKVVAPGSSVGVEHLSGPVGIANQFYKMFSLDEGWKLALWFSVVLNVNLAILNILPLPVVDGGHVVMNAVELIFRRPLNAKVLEFVQFGFVFLLMGFFLFVTFKDVGDFFGKKPDKLPTPVFKAVAD; encoded by the coding sequence ATGGACAGCATTCTTTCCGTTCTTACCACCATCGCCATTATTTTCGGTGTGGTGATGTTGTTTAACTTCATGATTTTTATTCATGAGCTTGGTCATTTTTTCGCTGCCCGCTGGCGCGGTCTGTATGTGGACAGGTTTCAAATCTGGTTTGGCCGTCCCATCTGGAAAAAAACGGTGAACGGCGTACAGTGGGGGCTGGGCTGGATTCCGGCCGGCGGCTTTGTTTCCCTGCCACAGATGGCTCCTATGGAAGCCATTGAAGGGCATGCGGAGCTTCCCAGGGATTTGAAGCCGGTCACTCCCCTGGACAAGATTATCGTTGCCGCCGCCGGGCCTGCCGCTTCTTTTCTGCTGGCTGTGTTGTTTGCCGTGGCCGTCTGGATGGTGGGCAAGCCGGATGTGGAGATGGGCGTGACTACGGTCGGTTTCGTTGCGCCGGACAGTCCTGCGGCGCAGGCCGGCATTCTGCCCGGGGACAAGATTGTGAAGGTGGACGGCCATCCTGTGGACAAGTGGGCTGGCAATATGGAAGGCGTGCGGGAATTGATCATGCTGGGCGAGCATGACCGTGTGGTTTTTACGGTGCAGAGGCCCGGACATGAAGGAGAGATGGAAATTTCCTGCGGATTCCGGATTCCGGAAACGTCCTGGTGGCAGCGCTCCGGCATGCGCCAGGTGGGATTGATGCAGGCCATGCCCTGCGTGATTGGGGAAGTGCTTCCCAATTCTCCTGCCGCTCTGGCCGGATTGAACCCGGGCGATAAGATTACGGCCGCCAACGGAGAACGCCTCTGGAACCCTGCCGCGCTGGACGCTCTGCTGAAGAAGAATGAACCGCTCCTGCTGGATGTGACGGACAGGGATGGGGGGGCAAGGCAGGTGAATATCCAGGGGAAGCTACCTGAGAATTGGCACAATAGTGCGGACGGCTCCCTGCTCAGGGGAGCGCAGCCTATTCTGGGCGTGAGCTGGGACCTGAGCTCCGTGGGACGTGACGTCACCGTCCATCCTTCTCCGTGGGCGCAGATCAGGCAAAGTTTGAAATGGATGGGGGATACCCTGGCGAAGGTGGTGGCCCCCGGCAGCAGCGTGGGCGTGGAGCACCTTTCCGGGCCAGTGGGAATTGCCAATCAGTTTTACAAGATGTTCTCCCTGGATGAAGGGTGGAAGCTGGCCCTGTGGTTTTCCGTGGTGTTGAACGTGAACCTGGCGATTCTGAATATTCTGCCTCTTCCGGTGGTGGATGGCGGCCATGTGGTCATGAATGCCGTTGAATTGATTTTCCGGCGCCCCCTGAATGCAAAAGTCCTGGAATTCGTCCAGTTCGGCTTTGTGTTCCTGCTGATGGGGTTCTTCCTGTTCGTGACATTCAAAGACGTGGGAGATTTCTTTGGCAAGAAGCCGGACAAGCTGCCCACCCCGGTATTCAAGGCCGTTGCGGATTAG